From a single Coturnix japonica isolate 7356 chromosome 25, Coturnix japonica 2.1, whole genome shotgun sequence genomic region:
- the RNF115 gene encoding E3 ubiquitin-protein ligase RNF115 gives MGPCGSLGLCGSIGAEWLYGAVWLYGAVWLYGAVWLYGAAAAPPSQLTLPPQEYTCPRCESGFIEEVTDNSSFLDGGGAEDGPSARFAELWNQLDHTMLFPDFRPFLSSSWDQDGRDTERGHQPHTELWGPGRPPRLPMARRFRSRGSSRPDRSPAIEGIIQQIFAGFFANSAIPGSQHPFSWSGMLHSNPGDYAWGQSGLDAIVTQLLGQLENTGPPPADREKISSLPTVAVTQDQVDTGLECPVCKEDYALAEQVRQLPCNHVFHGGCIVPWLELHDTCPVCRKSLNGDDSSRPSHGAVGDPQNRERWTF, from the exons atggggccgtGTGGCTCCCTGGGGCTGTGCGGGTCCATAGGGGCTGagtggctctatggggccgtgtggctctatggggccgtgtggctctatggggctgtgtggctctatggggctgctgctgcccccccctcccagctcaCTCTCCCCCCCCAGGAGTACACGTGCCCCCGCTGTGAGTCCGGCTTCATTGAGGAGGTCACAGACAATTC CAGTTTCCTGGATGGTGGCGGCGCAGAGGACGGACCTTCAGCACGGTTTGCAGAG CTCTGGAACCAATTGGATCACACCATGTTGTTCCCCGACTTCAGACCGTtcctgagcagctcctgggatCAGGACGGCCGGGACACGGAGCGGGGCCACCAGCCCCACACTGAGCTCTGGGGGCCGGGTCGGCCGCCGCGGTTACCCATGGCACGAAGGTTCCGCTCCAGGGGCAGCTCCCGGCCAGACCGATCCCCGGCCATTGAGGG GATCATCCAGCAGATTTTCGCAGGTTTCTTCGCCAACTCGGCCATTCCCGGCTCCCAGCACCCGTTCTCATG GAGCGGGATGCTGCACTCCAACCCTGGGGATTACGCGTGGGGACAGAGCGGCCTCGACGCCATCGTCACGCAG ctcctggggcagCTGGAGAACACGGGCCCCCCCCCAGCCGACAGGGAGAAGATCTCGTCTCTCCCGACGGTGGCGGTGACTCAGGACCAAGTCG ACACGGGGTTGGAGTGCCCGGTGTGTAAGGAGGACTACGCGCTGGCCGAGCAGGTCCGGCAGCTGCCGTGTAACCACGTCTTCCATGGCGGCTGCATCGTGCCATGGCTGGAGCTG CACGACACGTGCCCGGTGTGCAGGAAGAGCCTGAACGGCGACGACTCGTCCCGTCCGTCCCACGGTGCCGTTGGGGACCCTCAGAACCGGGAGCGCTGGACGTTCTGA
- the POLR3C gene encoding DNA-directed RNA polymerase III subunit RPC3 → MFQQPPLPCTQWGCVGGWGSICPPFSLILSVLLLIFALPQIFRSLPPGYNIPKAVLEQSLALMADDPLQFVGKCGDSGGGSYSVNLHRALRCMATATLESVVEERFGSRCGRIFRLLLRKQHLEQKQVEDFAMIPAKEAKEMLYKMLSENFVSLQEIPRTPDHAPSRTFYLYTVNVPAVARMLLQRCYKSVANLMERRQHETRENK, encoded by the exons ATGTTCCAGCAGCCCCCCCTGCCCTGCACTCAGTGGGGCTGTGTTGGGGGCTGGGGCTCCATCTGTCCCCCcttctctctcattctctctgtTCTGTTGCTGATTTTTGCCCTCCCGCAGATTTTCCGCTCGCTGCCGCCGGGTTACAACATCCCCAAGGCCGTCCTGGAGCAGAGCCTGGCGCTCATGGCCGACGACCCA CTGCAGTTTGTGGGTAAATGTGGGGACAGCGGCGGCGGCTCCTACAGCGTCA ACCTGCACCGTGCGCTGCGCTGCATGGCCACAGCAACGCTGGAGTCCGTCGTGGAGGAGAG gttTGGTTCTCGCTGTGGCCGCATTTTCCGGCTCCTGCTGCGGAAGCAGCACCTGGAGCAGAAGCAGGTGGAGGATTTCGCCATGATCCCGGCCAAGGAGGCCAAGGAGATGCTGTACAAGATGCTGTCCGAGAACTTCGTGTCACTGCag gagATCCCCCGGACCCCCGACCACGCTCCATCGCGCACCTTCTACCTCTACACCGTCAATGTCCCGGCCGTGGCGCGGATGCTGCTGCAGCGCTGCTACAAG aGTGTGGCCAACCTGATGGAGCGACGGCAGCACGAGACCAGGGAGAACAAGTGA